DNA from Paraphotobacterium marinum:
AAATCATTTAATAGTGTTTATATGATGGCTGATTCTGGTGCTCGTGGTTCTCAAACTCAGATTCGTCAACTAGCAGGTATGCGTGGTCTTATGGCAAGACCTGATGGTTCAATTATTGAAACGCCTATTACTGCAAACTTTAGGGAAGGTTTGAATGTACTACAATACTTTATTTCCACTCACGGTGCTCGTAAAGGACTTGCAGATACAGCTTTAAAGACAGCAAACTCGGGATATCTTACTAGAAGACTTGTTGATGTAGCTCAAGATGTTGTAGTTACTAGCGATGACTGTGGTACAACTGAGGGTATCGTTATGATGCCATTAATTGAAGGTGGCGAAGTTAAAGAACCCCTATTTGAAAGAGTTCTTGGTCGTGTTTTAGCAGAAGATGTTCTGATACCTGGCACAGAAAAAGTGTTGCTAGAAAGAAATACTCTTTTAGATGAAAAACTATGTGAGTTATTAGAAGAAAACTCTGTTGATAAAGTTAAGGTAAGATCGGTTGTGACTTGTGAAAATGACCATGGCTGTTGTAAGTTATGTTATGGTCGTGATTTAGCTAGAGGTCACCTAATCAATCAGGGTGAAGCAGTTGGTGTAATTGCTGCACAGTCAATTGGAGAACCAGGAACACAGCTTACGATGCGTACTTTCCACATTGGTGGAGCAGCATCTCGAGCAGCGGCGGAAAATAATATCCAAATAAAAAATAATGGTACTTTAAATTTACATAATGCTAAATTTGTAATTAATAAAGATAATCATTTAGTTATAACTTCCAGAGCATCTGAATTAACTATTATTGACGAATTTGGACGAACTAAGGAAAGCTATAAACTTCCATACGGCACTATTTTATCGAAAAAAGATAAAGATTCAGTCAAAGCTGGTGACATTGTTGCTAATTGGGATCCGCATACAAACCCAATAATAACTGAGGTTGATGGTAAAGTAGAATTTGTGGATATGATTGATGGTATAACTGTTCAACGTCAAACAGATGATTTAACAGGTCTTTCTTCACTAGTTATTCTTGATGCAGCACAGAGAACAGGTTCTGCAAAAGATATGCGCCCATTAATTAAATTACTTGATAAAAATGGTAAGGACATACTTATTCCTGGTACTGATATTCCAGCTCAATATTTCTTGCCTGGAAAAGCTATTGTTCAATTGGAAGATGGTGCAGATGTGAACATTGGTGATGTTTTATGTCGTATACCTCAAGAGTCAGGAGGTACGAAAGATATCACTGGTGGTTTACCAAGAGTTGCTGATTTATTCGAAGCTAGGAAGCCGAAAGAACCAGCTATACTAGCAGAAATTTCTGGAACAGTATCATTTGGTAAGGAAACTAAAGGTAAACGACGATTAATTATTACCCCTAAAGATGGTGACTCATACGAGGAAATGATTCCTAAACATCGCCAGTTGAATGTTTTTGAGGGTGAGAAAGTTGAGAAAGGTGATGTCATTTCAGATGGCCCAGAAACTCCACATGATATTTTAAGATTAAGAGGAGTTAACGCAGTATCAGAGTACATTGTTAATGAAGTACAAGATGTTTATAGATTACAAGGTGTGAAGATTAATGATAAACATATCGAAACAATTGTAAGGCAAATGCTTCGAAAAGTAACTATTATAAACTCTGGCGATTCTGAGTTCCTTAGCGGCGAACAAGTTGAGTATTCAAACGTTATGATTGCTAATAGAGCGCTTGCTAAAGAAGATAAACAGCAGGCTACTTTTCAGCGAGAACTCTTGGGTATTACAAAAGCATCTTTGGCGACTGAATCTTTCATTTCAGCAGCATCATTCCAAGAAACAACTCGAGTTTTAACAGAAGCAGCAGTTTCAGGAAAACAAGATGAACTGAGAGGTTTGAAAGAAAATGTTATTGTTGGTAGATTGATACCGGCTGGTACTGGATTTGCGTATCACCAGGATCGAATTAACAAACATAATAGTAATGATGAGAAAAGCCTTGATGAACCTAGTGTTGATGTTGAACAGGCATCACAAGACTTAGCGGCACTGTTAAATGCTAACCTTAATGATTCTAAGTAAGCAAATGCTAAATAACATAGGTTCTCTTTAAGAACCTATGTTATAATAACGTAGGTTCAATTTCTTTAATCAATAAATCTTCTAAGGCAAACCTTTTTTCTAAACATTCACCAAGAAAAGATAAGTCTTTATCAAACTGCTCATAAACATCTAAATTACTCGATAAGGTATAAGTGTCACTAAAGTTTACAAACTTTTCCGTTATTTTACTTAACTCTAGATATAAATGATTTATTTTGCTTGTTGGTTGAAATGAAATAGATTTCCAGTGATCAATAATTTCGTTATATACTTTAAAGTGCCCCGCAGATACATAGTCTATAAGATCTTGACAAAAAGTGTTAACTTCTTTGTACGATGGAAAAGCTGGATTTGATTTCAATCCAGCAATGCTACAATATGAAGACAATAGATTTTGTCTCATTTGGAGTAATTGGTCTATAATTTCACTGTTTGTTTCTAATGCAGTTCTTACTTGCTCAAATTTACTTAACATAATAATGTACTCCATCGATATTAATGCTAAAATATAGAATTTATAATACTATTATACCAACTTACCAGCAAATACGGATCTAGACTAATTTTATTTGTGAGAAGATTCAACTTGAATAATAAATTATAAGAAAACCTGTGAACTTTAAAAAATTAATAAA
Protein-coding regions in this window:
- the rsd gene encoding sigma D regulator codes for the protein MLSKFEQVRTALETNSEIIDQLLQMRQNLLSSYCSIAGLKSNPAFPSYKEVNTFCQDLIDYVSAGHFKVYNEIIDHWKSISFQPTSKINHLYLELSKITEKFVNFSDTYTLSSNLDVYEQFDKDLSFLGECLEKRFALEDLLIKEIEPTLL